Proteins encoded in a region of the Phoenix dactylifera cultivar Barhee BC4 chromosome 3, palm_55x_up_171113_PBpolish2nd_filt_p, whole genome shotgun sequence genome:
- the LOC103708028 gene encoding asparagine--tRNA ligase, cytoplasmic 1-like, whose amino-acid sequence MPGDNVTAGPAAADPSVAEMAAASLAPDAESVLEPSRHRTFIKSIVGGAATVEELVGRKVVVGGWVKTGREQGKGTFAFLELNDGSCLANLQVIVDAGVFPLSQLVATGTCVLVEGVLKKPPEGTKQKVELKVEQVLEVGPVDPSKYPLPKTRLTLEFLRDFVHLRARTNTISAVARIRDELAYATHTFFRQNGFRYVHTPIITTSDCEGAGEMFQVTTLFSDAEKVEKELKQNPPPSESEIEAAKLLVKEKGEAVAHLKSLKASKEEISAFVSELTKAKESLAKLEERFMMKPGIPQKDGRIDYARDFFGRQAFLTVSGQLQVETYACALGNVYTFGPTFRAEHSHTSRHLAEFWMVEPEIAFANLEDDMNYAENYVKFLCQWLLDHCREDMEFMVKQFDKTAMDRLKLVSSTPFVRISYTKAVQLLENVTDKKFENKVEWGMDLASEHERYLTEVIFKKPVIVYNYPKGIKAFYMKLNDDKKTVAAMDVLVPKVGELIGGSQREERLEVLVDRIQEAGLPLEPYEWYLDLRRHGSVKHSGFGLGFERMILFATGIDNIRDVIPFPRYPGRADL is encoded by the exons ATGCCGGGGGACAACGTGACGGCCGGCCCCGCTGCTGCTGATCCGTCGGTCGCGGAGATGGCGGCGGCCTCCCTCGCCCCCGACGCCGAATCGGTACTGGAGCCATCGCGCCACCGAACCTTCATCAAATCGATCGTCGGCGGCGCCGCCACGGTGGAGGAGCTGGTGGGGCGGAAGGTGGTGGTCGGCGGGTGGGTGAAGACGGGGAGGGAGCAAGGGAAGGGTACGTTCGCGTTCTTGGAGCTCAACGACGGTTCCTGCCTCGCGAATCTCCAGGTCATCGTGGACGCCGGGGTATTCCCGCTATCGCAGCTCGTCGCCACGGGGACGTGCGTGCTGGTGGAGGGCGTGCTCAAGAAGCCCCCCGAGGGGACGAAGCAGAAAGTCGAGCTCAAGGTGGAGCAGGTCCTCGAGGTTGGGCCGGTGGATCCCAGCAAGTATCCGCTCCCCAAGACTAGGCTCACCCTCGAGTTCCTCCGGGACTTCGTCCACCTCCGAGCCCGCACCAACACG ATATCGGCAGTTGCACGAATCAGAGACGAATTGGCTTATGCGACTCACACATTTTTCCGTCAAAATGGGTTTCGCTATGTGCATACTCCTATAATTACTACGAGTGATTGTGAGGGAGCAGGTGAAATGTTTCAAGTTACAACACTGTTTAGTGATGCTGAAAAGGTGGAGAAAGAGTTGAAGCAAAACCCTCCACCATCAGAATCTGAGATCGAGGCTGCTAAGCTTCTCGTCAAGGAGAAAGGAGAGGCTGTTGCACATCTAAAATCATTAAAagcaagcaaggaagagatCAGTGCTTTTGTGTCTGAACTCACGAAGGCAAAGGAAAGTCTAGCAAAACTGGAAGAGAGATTTATGATGAAACCTGGGATTCCTCAGAAAGATGGGAGGATTGATTATGCTCGTGATTTTTTTGGGCGTCAAGCTTTTCTTACTGTATCTGGCCAACTTCAGGTTGAGACTTATGCTTGTGCCCTAGGTAATGTATATACATTTGGACCAACTTTTCGAGCTGAACACTCCCACACTTCGCGACATTTAGCAGAATTTTGGATGGTTGAGCCAGAGATAGCATTTGCAAATTTGGAG GATGACATGAATTATGCAGAGAACTATGTGAAATTTCTCTGCCAATGGTTACTTGACCATTGTCGTGAAGATATGGAATTCATGGTGAAGCAGTTTGATAAGACAGCTATGGACCGTCTGAAGCTTGTTTCTTCAACACCATTTGTGCGCATTTCATATACAAAGGCTGTGCAGCTTTTAGAAAATGTAACAGACAAGAAGTTTGAGAACAAGGTGGAATGGGGAATGGATTTAGCATCTGAGCATGAAAG GTACTTGACAGAGGTGATATTTAAGAAGCCAGTCATTGTCTATAATTATCCTAAAGGGATAAAAGCATTTTATATGAAGCTTAATGATGATAAGAAGACAGTAGCAGCTATGGATGTGCTTGTGCCCAAG GTCGGTGAGCTGATTGGGGGAAGCCAAAGGGAGGAACGCTTGGAGGTTCTTGTAGACAG AATACAAGAGGCGGGATTACCTCTTGAGCCATATGAATGGTATCTTGATCTCCGCCGCCATGGGAGTGTCAAGCACAGCGGATTTGGTTTGGGCTTTGAACGAATGATTCTCTTTGCTACCGGCATTGACAACATTAGAGATGTGATCCCTTTCCCAAGGTACCCAGGGAGGGCTGATCTTTGA
- the LOC103708027 gene encoding putative uncharacterized protein DDB_G0277003 isoform X1 yields the protein MGDAGTHDACSLNLLYLRSSFLAMEPADHFISLARQSGGGSITERVQTFILEHCINSIEDEGTVYNLTYIKNILKKVITAAESTHDVVLEGLYERLAYYLTSHMDDDLLKERSRICRQISFLCSSGHDNKCLSSMNLVVPLQCSLNMLEGDTGCALWPSSLFLSELILSYPMTFSNKFCFEVGSGVGLVGIMLKHVGASKVILTDGDMSTLANMKLNLELNHLASETMASQRTYESPNMVECKHLPWESASESELQTYHPDIVLGADIIYDPLYVPYLIRVLSILLKPLKFCSSEPKEGDMSCYRCTQSTEDRNGDNSQNEAKEAPNAYIATVIRNLETFNYFLRLAAEASLSVLDVTATMKPKNLLPYMLSYDRSTVHLYKVSFLCT from the exons ATGGGCGATGCCGGAACCCACGATGCTTGTAGCCTCAACCTGCTTTACCTAAGATCGTCTTTCCTGGCCATGGAGCCCGCCGACCACTTCATCTCCTTAGCCAG ACAATCTGGTGGAGGATCTATTACAGAAAGAGTTCAGACTTTCATTTTGGAGCATTGTATAAATAGTATT GAGGACGAGGGAACTGTGTATAACCtaacatatataaaaaatattcttaaaaagGTTATTACTGCTGCTGAATCAACCCATGATGTTGTGCTGGAGGGCTTGTATGAACGATTAGCTTATTATTTGACTTCACATATG gACGATGACTTGCTGAAAGAGAGGAGTAGAATCTGCAGACAGATTTCTTTTCTCTGTTCCAGTG GCCATGACAATAAATGTTTGAGTTCAATGAACTTAGTAGTTCCGCTGCAATGTTCTCTCAATATGCTTGAAGGAGATACTGG GTGCGCTCTTTGGCCCTCGAGTCTTTTCTTGTCAGAGCTGATACTTTCTTATCCAATGactttttcaaataaattttgCTTTGAG GTTGGTTCTGGTGTCGGGTTGGTTGGTATTATGCTCAAACATGTTGGAGCCTCCAAG GTTATCCTTACTGATGGTGACATGTCAACTTTGGCAAACATGAAGCTTAATCTGGAATTGAACCATTTGGCTTCTGAAACCATGGCATCACAGAGAACATATGAAAGTCCAAACATG GTTGAGTGTAAACATTTGCCATGGGAATCTGCCTCTGAAAGTGAGCTTCAAACCTACCACCCTGACATAGT CTTGGGTGCAGATATAATCTATGATCCACTGTATGTGCCATATCTTATTCGAGTGCTTTCCATCCTTCTGAAACCCCTGAAATTTTGCTCATCTGAACCAAAAGAAGGGGACATGAGCTGCTACAGATGTACTCAAAGTACAGAAGATAGGAATGGTGATAATTCACAGAATGAGGCAAAGGAAGCTCCAAATGCATATATAGCTACGGTCATCCGGAACTTGGAGACATTTAATTACTTTCTCAGACTTGCTGCTGAAGCTTCCCTCTCTGTTCTTGATGTAACTGCGACAATGAAACCAAAAAACTTGCTACCATACATGTTGTCATATGACCGATCTACCGTACATCTTTACAAAGTGTCATTTTTATGCACATGA
- the LOC103708027 gene encoding putative uncharacterized protein DDB_G0277003 isoform X2, whose translation MGRVLKRSYRQSGGGSITERVQTFILEHCINSIEDEGTVYNLTYIKNILKKVITAAESTHDVVLEGLYERLAYYLTSHMDDDLLKERSRICRQISFLCSSGHDNKCLSSMNLVVPLQCSLNMLEGDTGCALWPSSLFLSELILSYPMTFSNKFCFEVGSGVGLVGIMLKHVGASKVILTDGDMSTLANMKLNLELNHLASETMASQRTYESPNMVECKHLPWESASESELQTYHPDIVLGADIIYDPLYVPYLIRVLSILLKPLKFCSSEPKEGDMSCYRCTQSTEDRNGDNSQNEAKEAPNAYIATVIRNLETFNYFLRLAAEASLSVLDVTATMKPKNLLPYMLSYDRSTVHLYKVSFLCT comes from the exons ATGGGCCGTGTGCTTAAAAGAAGTTATAG ACAATCTGGTGGAGGATCTATTACAGAAAGAGTTCAGACTTTCATTTTGGAGCATTGTATAAATAGTATT GAGGACGAGGGAACTGTGTATAACCtaacatatataaaaaatattcttaaaaagGTTATTACTGCTGCTGAATCAACCCATGATGTTGTGCTGGAGGGCTTGTATGAACGATTAGCTTATTATTTGACTTCACATATG gACGATGACTTGCTGAAAGAGAGGAGTAGAATCTGCAGACAGATTTCTTTTCTCTGTTCCAGTG GCCATGACAATAAATGTTTGAGTTCAATGAACTTAGTAGTTCCGCTGCAATGTTCTCTCAATATGCTTGAAGGAGATACTGG GTGCGCTCTTTGGCCCTCGAGTCTTTTCTTGTCAGAGCTGATACTTTCTTATCCAATGactttttcaaataaattttgCTTTGAG GTTGGTTCTGGTGTCGGGTTGGTTGGTATTATGCTCAAACATGTTGGAGCCTCCAAG GTTATCCTTACTGATGGTGACATGTCAACTTTGGCAAACATGAAGCTTAATCTGGAATTGAACCATTTGGCTTCTGAAACCATGGCATCACAGAGAACATATGAAAGTCCAAACATG GTTGAGTGTAAACATTTGCCATGGGAATCTGCCTCTGAAAGTGAGCTTCAAACCTACCACCCTGACATAGT CTTGGGTGCAGATATAATCTATGATCCACTGTATGTGCCATATCTTATTCGAGTGCTTTCCATCCTTCTGAAACCCCTGAAATTTTGCTCATCTGAACCAAAAGAAGGGGACATGAGCTGCTACAGATGTACTCAAAGTACAGAAGATAGGAATGGTGATAATTCACAGAATGAGGCAAAGGAAGCTCCAAATGCATATATAGCTACGGTCATCCGGAACTTGGAGACATTTAATTACTTTCTCAGACTTGCTGCTGAAGCTTCCCTCTCTGTTCTTGATGTAACTGCGACAATGAAACCAAAAAACTTGCTACCATACATGTTGTCATATGACCGATCTACCGTACATCTTTACAAAGTGTCATTTTTATGCACATGA